A single region of the Oceaniferula marina genome encodes:
- a CDS encoding M16 family metallopeptidase → MKMNRTLLSSLQALAILAVPALPQNAKANSQDQTVWAQDKSDITPDANVTYGKLPNGMKYILMPNQDPPGRVSMRLHIAAGSLMEREDQRGVAHFLEHMVFNGSKHFPDSSQLIPKMQRLGIAFGAHANAYTSFDETVYMLDLPNNEEDTLQLGFDVMRDFGDGAFLRNEEIEKERGVILAEKTSRDSVQMRLMEQQFNSLLPDAKLAKRFPIGTEEIIKSAPRSAFTDFYEQFYVPERMTFIYVGDFDVKKAEQRIIKNFGSMKQPAKAGKSPDLGKVSKNHGFRTLVLGDKEVATTDITLLALKPFTAKPDTVTTRGEKLPFALANAIIDRRFSLLAKKEKATISKGGSFKESLFDFVEMGGLSVDAKNHQWQAALPVLEQEFRRAMEHGFTESELAEAKANLVNYYERQVKAAPSRKTPTLASSLAKHVHKNAVFSTPEDDLKILNANLEKITPETCHEAFKSFWSTQDVTLVLTTNTKPEKEDIEMLKLYEKSQNVAVKAPEKKASVSFGYTDFGPTGTIEKQTHVKDLDITQLHFHNGCRCNLKKTDFTKNSVSMTARVGPGKLTMPRDQSGLDMFASATLIAGGLGKHSSDDLRSILAGKNAGVSFSVTDDAFVLSGATTPDDLELQLQLLCAYLTDPGLRPEAERLFKAQLPKLYSQLKHTQAGAQQKIDAYLHGNDPRFVIPTEDKARKLSLDDVKQWVLPSLKQDPLELSIIGDFDQETLIPILSRTIGALPQRKVDKPAYDKERTLDKRPEPPTTKRYTFESRIPTGAAMVVWKGPGLGSGDIKATRRMGVLSSILSNRMREKIREELGEAYSPYSGFQSEAAYKDLGYLLAVSPGKPEQSERVGKIILEIGQKLASKGATEDELNRALTPKLSMLKKTLRENSYWLGTVMSQSQEQPYRLDWARQRDQDYASITLEEINALAKKYLSETNAYRFEIIPENPGQNPGQSPEKP, encoded by the coding sequence ATGAAGATGAACCGAACCCTACTCTCCTCACTTCAAGCTCTCGCCATCCTGGCGGTCCCGGCACTCCCCCAAAACGCCAAGGCCAATTCCCAAGACCAAACGGTCTGGGCTCAGGATAAAAGCGATATCACACCGGACGCAAACGTCACTTACGGCAAACTCCCCAACGGCATGAAGTATATCCTCATGCCAAACCAAGACCCTCCGGGCCGGGTCAGTATGAGACTACACATTGCAGCAGGCTCCCTGATGGAGCGGGAGGACCAGCGTGGCGTCGCCCACTTCCTTGAGCACATGGTGTTCAACGGATCCAAGCACTTCCCGGACTCATCCCAACTCATCCCGAAAATGCAACGCCTGGGAATCGCCTTCGGAGCCCACGCCAATGCTTACACGTCCTTTGACGAAACCGTCTACATGCTCGACCTCCCCAATAACGAGGAAGACACCTTGCAGCTCGGCTTCGACGTCATGCGCGACTTCGGCGATGGTGCATTCCTCCGCAATGAGGAGATCGAAAAAGAACGAGGCGTGATTCTCGCTGAGAAAACCTCACGGGACTCCGTCCAAATGCGCCTCATGGAGCAACAATTCAACTCCCTGCTCCCCGATGCCAAACTGGCAAAGCGCTTCCCCATCGGAACAGAAGAAATCATCAAATCAGCCCCTCGCAGCGCCTTCACCGATTTCTACGAGCAATTCTATGTGCCGGAGCGGATGACCTTCATCTACGTTGGTGATTTCGATGTCAAAAAAGCCGAGCAGCGCATCATCAAAAACTTCGGAAGTATGAAACAGCCAGCAAAAGCAGGCAAATCTCCCGACCTCGGCAAGGTATCCAAAAACCATGGATTTCGCACCCTCGTCCTCGGAGACAAGGAAGTCGCAACCACCGACATCACTCTGCTGGCGCTGAAACCCTTCACCGCAAAACCGGACACCGTGACGACCCGCGGAGAAAAACTTCCCTTTGCCCTCGCCAATGCCATCATCGACCGCCGGTTCTCCCTACTGGCAAAAAAAGAAAAGGCCACCATCTCCAAAGGGGGCTCGTTCAAAGAAAGCCTCTTCGACTTCGTTGAAATGGGAGGCCTTTCAGTGGATGCAAAAAACCACCAGTGGCAAGCCGCCCTCCCCGTCCTCGAACAAGAATTCCGACGCGCAATGGAACACGGGTTCACCGAAAGCGAACTCGCTGAAGCCAAAGCCAATTTGGTAAACTATTACGAGCGTCAGGTCAAAGCAGCGCCAAGCCGTAAAACCCCCACACTAGCATCATCGCTCGCCAAACACGTTCACAAAAACGCTGTCTTTTCGACCCCGGAAGATGACCTGAAAATCCTCAACGCCAACTTGGAAAAGATTACCCCGGAAACATGCCACGAAGCATTCAAATCCTTCTGGAGCACCCAGGATGTCACTCTCGTCCTTACGACCAATACCAAGCCAGAAAAAGAAGACATCGAAATGCTCAAGCTCTACGAAAAGAGTCAAAACGTTGCGGTCAAAGCACCGGAGAAAAAAGCCAGTGTCAGCTTCGGCTACACCGACTTCGGCCCTACTGGAACCATCGAAAAACAAACACATGTCAAGGACCTCGACATCACCCAACTTCACTTCCACAACGGCTGCCGGTGCAACCTGAAAAAAACCGACTTCACCAAGAACTCCGTCAGTATGACCGCCCGCGTGGGGCCAGGAAAGCTCACCATGCCCCGCGATCAATCCGGGCTCGACATGTTTGCCTCGGCCACCCTGATCGCCGGAGGGTTGGGCAAACACAGCAGCGATGACCTCCGCAGCATCCTCGCAGGAAAAAATGCCGGCGTCTCGTTCTCTGTAACCGACGATGCCTTTGTTCTCTCGGGAGCAACCACACCGGATGATTTGGAACTCCAACTCCAACTTCTCTGTGCCTACCTCACCGACCCCGGCCTCCGACCGGAAGCAGAGCGTCTGTTCAAAGCGCAACTTCCCAAGCTCTACTCCCAATTGAAGCACACACAGGCCGGAGCTCAGCAAAAAATCGACGCCTACCTCCACGGCAACGATCCAAGGTTTGTGATCCCCACCGAAGACAAAGCCCGGAAACTCAGCCTCGATGACGTCAAACAGTGGGTCCTCCCCTCACTGAAACAAGACCCGCTGGAACTCTCGATCATCGGTGACTTCGATCAGGAAACCCTGATCCCCATTCTTTCCCGAACCATCGGAGCCCTACCTCAACGCAAAGTCGATAAGCCGGCATACGATAAGGAACGGACGCTGGACAAGCGCCCCGAACCGCCAACCACCAAACGCTACACCTTCGAGAGCCGGATCCCGACCGGAGCTGCCATGGTCGTATGGAAAGGCCCGGGGCTCGGCAGCGGCGACATCAAAGCCACCCGCCGAATGGGCGTCCTGAGCTCCATCCTCTCAAACCGCATGCGGGAAAAAATCCGGGAGGAACTGGGTGAAGCCTACAGTCCTTACTCAGGCTTCCAAAGCGAGGCTGCCTACAAGGACCTGGGTTACCTACTCGCCGTCAGCCCCGGAAAACCGGAACAATCAGAACGCGTAGGGAAAATCATTCTCGAGATCGGCCAAAAACTCGCCAGTAAAGGGGCCACCGAGGACGAACTCAACCGCGCACTCACACCAAAACTCAGCATGCTGAAGAAAACCCTGCGAGAAAACAGCTACTGGCTCGGAACCGTCATGTCACAGTCCCAAGAACAACCCTACCGACTCGATTGGGCGCGTCAACGAGACCAGGACTACGCCAGCATCACCCTTGAGGAAATCAATGCCCTGGCAAAGAAATACCTCAGTGAAACCAATGCCTACCGCTTCGAAATCATCCCCGAAAACCCGGGCCAAAACCCGGGCCAAAGCCCGGAAAAACCATAG
- a CDS encoding SurA N-terminal domain-containing protein, with the protein MRKYTGLMAVVFVLLGAGFLFTMNDIGGSSGGGGGSGPTMLEVYGESYNHNDYQRMGGTTLQLANEMGLHNYINLLMAPDAEALQQAMQLGMYGMNYYTISQRNLGNQDLNRFIANRVILQHAMNDMGIHADEDEVSDALKTSPIFTTREGNYNETAYAQFVDKRLGRLGMTEKDMRSIIRESLCLNKLVAIVGGGLTPLRSAAQDQFEAQNQTVTLAKITFNRDDFVEKENPSEEEIKAYWESHQDAYKTDEQRQISYIMIDLSDEVKEATKEDKPEEKPEEPKDESKMTEAEKEADKTKKEAEAKEKAEKAEQLRIASRDLAKEIKESHQDILDSESAKRPLDFKALMAKREHSVVETELFTRSTLPKELKGLTLRGRSNKNMPIEEVIFSMRKSDNNYDHVSDPLPVGESAHVIFVLKKVVEPVLLTYETARNKARANLIGENATKKVKQAAKDQRNAIVELMKSGKSFDESAKEKGLTPVQVGPFSLSGTPPKDELAYQYLHEVAQGLNPGEVSETIDSDTQFANPQQAQRFKRLFNDRAIFFYVDKRELEDTEQNKLQLDRAVQGGKADFMIRTYLNWMHHQYAKAEVKGPATEQQ; encoded by the coding sequence ATGCGCAAATACACCGGCCTGATGGCCGTCGTCTTCGTCCTGCTTGGAGCTGGATTCCTCTTCACCATGAACGACATCGGAGGTTCCAGTGGTGGCGGTGGAGGAAGCGGCCCGACCATGCTCGAGGTCTATGGCGAATCCTATAACCACAACGACTATCAGCGAATGGGAGGAACCACCTTGCAACTGGCCAACGAAATGGGTCTGCACAACTACATCAACCTTCTGATGGCACCGGATGCCGAGGCGCTGCAACAAGCCATGCAACTCGGCATGTATGGCATGAACTACTACACCATCTCACAACGCAACCTCGGCAACCAGGATCTAAACCGTTTCATCGCCAACCGCGTCATTCTGCAACACGCCATGAATGACATGGGGATCCATGCCGATGAAGACGAAGTAAGTGACGCACTCAAAACGTCCCCCATCTTCACCACCCGTGAAGGCAATTACAACGAAACCGCCTACGCTCAGTTCGTTGATAAACGTCTCGGACGCCTCGGCATGACAGAGAAAGACATGCGCAGCATCATTCGTGAAAGCCTCTGCCTGAATAAACTCGTTGCCATCGTCGGTGGTGGACTCACTCCGCTGCGCTCAGCTGCCCAAGACCAGTTCGAAGCCCAGAACCAAACCGTCACGCTGGCAAAAATCACCTTCAATCGCGACGACTTTGTCGAAAAGGAAAACCCGAGCGAGGAAGAAATCAAAGCCTACTGGGAGTCTCATCAGGACGCCTATAAAACCGACGAGCAACGTCAAATTTCCTACATCATGATCGACCTTTCCGATGAGGTCAAAGAGGCAACCAAGGAAGACAAACCCGAGGAAAAACCAGAAGAGCCAAAGGATGAGTCCAAGATGACCGAGGCCGAGAAAGAGGCTGACAAAACCAAAAAAGAAGCCGAAGCCAAAGAAAAGGCCGAAAAGGCTGAACAACTCCGGATCGCTAGCCGTGACCTGGCCAAAGAAATCAAGGAGTCCCACCAGGACATCCTCGACAGCGAGTCCGCCAAACGCCCGCTGGATTTCAAAGCCCTGATGGCAAAGCGTGAGCATTCCGTGGTTGAAACCGAGCTCTTCACCCGCTCTACCCTCCCCAAGGAGCTCAAGGGACTCACCCTTCGTGGACGCTCAAACAAAAACATGCCCATCGAGGAAGTCATCTTCAGCATGAGGAAATCCGACAACAACTATGACCACGTCTCGGATCCTCTTCCCGTTGGAGAATCCGCCCACGTCATCTTTGTTCTCAAAAAAGTCGTCGAGCCGGTCCTACTGACCTACGAAACGGCCCGCAACAAGGCCCGCGCAAATCTGATCGGTGAAAACGCCACCAAAAAAGTCAAGCAAGCTGCCAAGGATCAGCGCAACGCCATCGTTGAACTGATGAAGTCCGGAAAATCCTTTGACGAATCAGCCAAAGAAAAAGGCCTGACTCCTGTTCAGGTTGGCCCGTTCTCACTCTCAGGCACCCCTCCCAAGGATGAACTGGCCTACCAGTATCTGCATGAAGTGGCCCAGGGGCTCAATCCCGGTGAGGTCTCGGAAACCATTGACTCCGACACCCAGTTCGCAAACCCACAGCAAGCCCAGCGCTTTAAGCGTCTCTTCAACGACCGCGCCATCTTCTTCTACGTCGATAAACGTGAACTCGAAGACACCGAACAAAACAAACTGCAACTCGACCGCGCCGTACAGGGAGGCAAAGCTGACTTCATGATCAGAACCTACCTCAACTGGATGCACCACCAGTATGCCAAAGCCGAAGTCAAGGGACCTGCCACCGAGCAACAATAA
- the metG gene encoding methionine--tRNA ligase: MFYITTAIDYTNGAPHIGHAYEKVLADVITRYRRLAGEEAYYLTGVDQHGQKVQQTAEKEGVNPATFAQRNTKKFIKLWEKLGVDYDGWAETVDPRHKACVQNILTRLHDEGQIYKKQYKGFYSVRQEQFLTDKERDEHGNFGPEWGEVEERDEENYYFKLSEHADWLRSYVESHDDFVIPGFRTPEVLNAIDRAADTDLCISRPKERLRWGIELPFDTDYVTYVWFDALINYISFAGYLADDDSGLPDFDSLWPANIHVLGKDILVPSHSIYWPAMLHAIGFSDEQMPSLLVHGWWNIKGEKMSKSIGNVIDPDALAEQFGPETLRYYLVRDITTGKDADFDADRLVMLYNTELANDLGNLCNRALNMSKRFLGGTMQVSTSDDEDASALRQSLSDATNAYQKAMAKYDTAAALRALNAHVSFCNGFAERNRPWELAKDDDQKEKLASVLYHMIESCAHISVLLSPVTPGACTKIQNQLRMPGLSETTIPELQWGLIPDGHEIGKPKPVFPRIQIEE; the protein is encoded by the coding sequence ATGTTTTACATCACCACCGCAATCGATTACACCAACGGAGCCCCCCACATTGGCCACGCCTACGAAAAGGTTCTCGCCGATGTCATCACCCGTTACCGCCGACTGGCTGGTGAAGAGGCCTACTACCTCACCGGTGTGGACCAACATGGGCAAAAGGTCCAGCAGACGGCCGAAAAAGAAGGCGTCAACCCCGCGACCTTCGCCCAACGTAACACAAAAAAATTCATCAAACTCTGGGAGAAACTCGGCGTTGATTACGATGGCTGGGCCGAAACGGTCGACCCGCGCCACAAAGCCTGTGTGCAAAACATTCTGACCCGACTCCATGACGAGGGACAGATCTACAAAAAACAATACAAAGGATTCTACTCCGTCCGACAGGAACAATTCCTGACCGACAAAGAGCGTGACGAACATGGCAACTTCGGACCCGAATGGGGAGAAGTCGAAGAACGGGACGAGGAAAACTACTACTTCAAACTCAGCGAGCACGCCGACTGGTTACGCTCTTACGTCGAATCCCACGATGACTTTGTCATCCCCGGCTTCCGCACCCCCGAGGTCCTCAACGCAATCGACCGGGCGGCCGACACCGACCTCTGCATCTCACGCCCGAAAGAACGCCTCCGCTGGGGAATCGAACTTCCCTTCGATACCGATTACGTCACCTACGTTTGGTTCGATGCTCTGATCAATTACATTTCCTTCGCTGGCTACCTCGCCGATGATGACAGCGGCCTCCCAGACTTCGATTCGCTCTGGCCAGCCAACATCCACGTGCTGGGAAAAGACATTCTCGTGCCATCCCACTCGATTTATTGGCCAGCCATGCTGCACGCCATCGGGTTCTCCGACGAACAAATGCCCTCCCTGCTCGTCCATGGATGGTGGAATATCAAGGGAGAAAAAATGTCCAAATCGATTGGTAACGTCATCGACCCCGATGCTCTCGCTGAGCAGTTCGGTCCCGAAACCCTGCGCTACTACCTGGTGCGTGACATCACCACCGGTAAAGATGCCGATTTCGATGCCGACCGACTCGTCATGCTCTACAATACCGAGCTGGCCAACGACCTCGGCAACCTCTGCAACCGCGCACTCAACATGAGCAAACGCTTCCTCGGAGGAACCATGCAAGTCTCCACCTCGGACGATGAAGATGCCAGCGCCCTGCGTCAGTCACTCAGCGATGCGACCAACGCCTACCAAAAGGCAATGGCCAAATACGACACCGCAGCGGCTTTACGTGCGTTGAACGCCCACGTCAGCTTCTGCAACGGCTTCGCCGAACGGAACCGCCCGTGGGAACTGGCTAAAGACGACGATCAAAAAGAAAAACTGGCTTCGGTGCTCTATCACATGATCGAAAGCTGCGCCCACATCAGCGTGCTGCTCTCTCCCGTCACCCCGGGAGCCTGCACCAAAATCCAAAACCAACTCCGGATGCCCGGCCTGAGTGAAACCACCATCCCCGAACTCCAATGGGGGCTCATCCCTGACGGTCACGAAATCGGCAAACCCAAACCGGTTTTCCCCCGGATCCAAATCGAGGAATAA
- a CDS encoding glycosyltransferase family 9 protein: MSTLPDAAPIPEEPARHLKGGVLLVVAPVDLAEAFFSVPAVRALKHFRPMGSITVLCVESQREMWDAMPEVDAVVDYPLGSSARKLHALIKGGESTHSFFDSAVLWEPGAAALAVMRARVLQRFGYPAKGLVKCLTDPVERVTDPGPIEHRVRYYLGLVQELGADAFVRQNFQTIPLPEKPRSIRIAVAVESEYGSAYQWPEAKLETLKHAMEEKYGAVQWVAIRKGEPLIPQLQSCTALLASDGEVAHWASFVGLPAVVVFGPGEPDWKRPLGKQSLVVREHVACSPCYLAECPMDHRCMDGASVERVMAALESAMAERS, translated from the coding sequence ATGTCAACGCTTCCCGATGCGGCCCCCATCCCTGAAGAGCCTGCCCGTCACCTCAAAGGAGGAGTGTTGTTGGTGGTTGCTCCTGTAGATTTGGCAGAAGCCTTTTTTTCGGTTCCAGCGGTTCGTGCCTTGAAGCATTTCCGGCCGATGGGCAGTATCACGGTCCTTTGTGTGGAGTCTCAGCGGGAGATGTGGGATGCCATGCCTGAAGTGGATGCGGTGGTGGACTATCCGCTTGGGAGTTCAGCGAGGAAATTGCATGCTTTGATTAAAGGGGGGGAGTCGACGCATTCGTTTTTTGACTCGGCTGTTTTATGGGAGCCAGGGGCTGCGGCTTTGGCTGTGATGCGGGCTCGTGTCCTGCAGCGCTTCGGATATCCGGCCAAGGGGTTGGTGAAATGTTTGACCGATCCCGTGGAGCGGGTGACGGATCCTGGGCCGATCGAACACCGGGTCAGGTATTACCTGGGATTGGTACAGGAGCTTGGTGCTGATGCCTTTGTTCGACAAAATTTTCAAACCATTCCTCTGCCTGAGAAACCCAGGTCTATACGTATTGCTGTTGCGGTGGAGTCTGAATATGGATCGGCCTACCAATGGCCTGAAGCAAAGTTGGAAACTTTGAAGCATGCAATGGAGGAAAAATACGGGGCTGTGCAATGGGTGGCGATCCGCAAAGGTGAACCATTGATCCCTCAGCTTCAATCCTGCACGGCCTTGTTAGCGAGTGATGGGGAAGTGGCACATTGGGCATCCTTTGTCGGTTTGCCAGCCGTGGTTGTGTTTGGTCCCGGCGAGCCTGATTGGAAACGGCCGTTGGGTAAGCAAAGCTTGGTCGTTCGGGAACATGTGGCTTGTAGCCCGTGTTACTTGGCCGAATGTCCCATGGATCATCGGTGTATGGATGGCGCCAGCGTGGAGCGTGTGATGGCGGCGTTGGAATCCGCGATGGCAGAGCGATCGTAG